A genomic segment from Pseudomonas sessilinigenes encodes:
- a CDS encoding GspH/FimT family protein, with translation MHERGFSLIELLTALALLVLLLPLSSTTFSELLSSNRQQDAARTLASDLRNARAAAIQHRHTTLVHAMGGGWSQGWRVILDISGKGAKDPENPLIMERRGTRGIAIEGNRPVQDFVRFGAMGSPLLPTGAFQAGTLHICQRAREGSLYQVVLSRSGRISLRNEIIEQASCTSPG, from the coding sequence GTGCACGAGAGAGGTTTCAGCTTGATCGAGCTACTGACCGCACTGGCGCTGCTGGTGTTACTGCTACCGCTTTCCAGCACCACGTTCAGTGAACTGCTGTCTTCGAACCGGCAACAGGATGCTGCACGAACCCTGGCCAGCGATCTGCGCAACGCCAGGGCCGCAGCGATTCAGCATCGCCACACGACACTGGTCCATGCCATGGGCGGAGGCTGGAGCCAAGGCTGGAGAGTCATCCTGGACATCAGCGGCAAAGGGGCAAAAGATCCGGAGAACCCACTGATCATGGAGCGCCGGGGCACAAGAGGAATCGCAATAGAGGGCAACCGCCCGGTGCAGGATTTCGTGCGCTTCGGCGCCATGGGCAGCCCGCTGCTACCAACGGGAGCCTTTCAGGCTGGCACGTTGCATATCTGCCAGAGGGCCCGGGAAGGCAGCCTTTATCAGGTAGTGTTATCGCGCAGTGGCAGGATCAGCCTGCGCAATGAAATCATCGAACAGGCTTCATGCACATCCCCTGGCTGA
- the murJ gene encoding murein biosynthesis integral membrane protein MurJ produces the protein MNLLKSLAAVSSITMLSRVLGFVRDTIIARTFGAGMATDAFFIAFKLPNLLRRIFAEGAFSQAFVPILAEYKSQQGEEATRTFIAYVSGLLTLVLALVTALGMIAAPWVIWATAPGFVDSPEKFALTSDLLRVTFPYILLISLSSLAGAILNTWNRFSVPAFVPTLLNVSMIIFAVFLTPYFDPPVMALGWAVLAGGLAQLLYQLPHLKKIGMLVLPRLSLRDTGVWRVLKQMLPAILGVSVSQISLIINTIFASFLVAGSVSWMYYADRLMELPSGVLGVALGTILLPTLAKTYANKDRHEYSRILDWGLRLCFILVLPCSLALGILAEPLTVSLFQYGEFSAFDAAMTQRALVAYAVGLLGIIVIKVLAPGFYAQQNIRTPVKIAIFTLVITQLLNLMLIGPFKHAGLALAISGGACINAGLLFYQLRKQQMFLPQPGWGVFTLKLIVAVAVMSGVLLGAMYFMPAWDQGHMLERFLRLGALVAAGVVAYFGMLALLGFRLRDFNRKALN, from the coding sequence ATGAACCTGCTCAAGTCGTTGGCCGCCGTCAGCTCTATCACGATGCTTTCCCGAGTGCTGGGGTTTGTGCGTGACACCATCATCGCGCGTACCTTCGGTGCCGGGATGGCCACGGATGCCTTCTTCATTGCCTTCAAGTTGCCCAACCTGTTGCGGCGGATCTTTGCCGAGGGAGCGTTTTCCCAGGCCTTCGTACCGATCCTCGCGGAGTACAAGAGCCAGCAGGGCGAAGAGGCGACGCGTACTTTCATCGCTTACGTGTCCGGCTTGTTGACCCTGGTGCTGGCATTGGTCACGGCCCTTGGAATGATCGCAGCGCCCTGGGTCATCTGGGCCACGGCACCGGGTTTCGTCGATTCCCCGGAAAAGTTCGCCCTGACCTCCGACCTGTTGCGGGTGACCTTTCCTTATATATTGCTGATCTCCCTCTCATCCCTGGCCGGGGCGATCCTCAATACCTGGAATCGCTTCTCGGTGCCGGCCTTCGTACCGACCCTGCTCAATGTCAGCATGATCATCTTCGCGGTGTTCCTCACGCCGTACTTCGATCCCCCCGTGATGGCTCTGGGGTGGGCGGTGCTGGCTGGGGGGCTGGCGCAGTTGCTCTACCAGCTGCCGCATCTGAAGAAGATCGGCATGCTCGTGCTGCCGCGCCTGAGTCTGCGTGATACTGGGGTGTGGCGGGTGCTGAAACAGATGCTGCCAGCGATCCTCGGGGTGTCGGTGAGCCAGATTTCGTTGATCATCAACACCATCTTCGCTTCGTTCCTGGTGGCCGGCTCGGTGTCGTGGATGTATTACGCCGATCGCCTCATGGAGCTGCCTTCGGGTGTGTTGGGCGTGGCGCTTGGGACCATCCTGCTGCCAACGCTCGCCAAGACCTACGCCAATAAGGATCGTCACGAATATTCGCGGATCCTCGATTGGGGGTTGCGCCTGTGTTTCATCCTGGTGCTGCCTTGCTCCCTGGCGCTGGGGATCCTGGCAGAGCCCTTGACGGTGTCCCTGTTCCAGTACGGTGAGTTCAGTGCCTTCGATGCCGCCATGACTCAGCGCGCGCTGGTGGCTTATGCCGTCGGTTTGTTGGGGATCATCGTGATCAAGGTGTTGGCGCCGGGTTTCTATGCCCAGCAGAACATCCGCACGCCGGTGAAAATCGCCATTTTTACCCTGGTTATCACTCAGTTGCTCAACCTCATGCTGATCGGTCCCTTCAAGCATGCGGGCCTGGCCTTGGCCATCAGCGGCGGTGCCTGTATCAATGCGGGCCTGCTGTTCTACCAGTTGCGCAAGCAGCAGATGTTCCTGCCCCAGCCGGGGTGGGGCGTCTTCACCCTGAAGCTGATCGTCGCGGTAGCGGTGATGTCGGGCGTGTTGTTGGGGGCGATGTATTTCATGCCGGCCTGGGATCAGGGGCATATGCTCGAGCGCTTTCTGCGCCTGGGAGCCTTGGTGGCAGCCGGTGTAGTGGCTTATTTCGGTATGTTGGCGTTACTGGGCTTTCGCCTGCGGGACTTCAATCGCAAGGCTCTGAACTGA
- the pilV gene encoding type IV pilus modification protein PilV yields MGQRYAQAGTSLVEVLVALSILALGLLGAALVQLKALQYTDSARMSTQASFIAYDMLDRIRANAGADYTVASRGDEHRDNIRDQDLNDFASNVASFGGPGAKGSISLERGVHSVRISWDDSRAAGASGTQRSLLLGSKLSAEAGGAQ; encoded by the coding sequence ATGGGGCAACGATATGCACAGGCCGGCACGAGCCTGGTGGAGGTGTTGGTGGCGCTCTCGATCCTGGCCTTGGGCTTGTTGGGAGCGGCGTTGGTCCAACTCAAGGCTTTGCAGTACACCGACAGTGCCCGGATGAGCACCCAGGCCAGCTTCATCGCCTATGACATGCTCGACCGGATCAGGGCCAATGCTGGAGCGGATTACACGGTGGCTAGCCGCGGCGATGAGCATAGAGACAATATTCGGGACCAGGACCTGAATGACTTTGCCAGCAACGTTGCAAGCTTTGGCGGGCCGGGTGCCAAGGGCAGCATCAGTCTTGAACGCGGCGTCCATAGCGTCCGTATCTCCTGGGATGACTCACGTGCCGCCGGGGCTTCGGGCACCCAGCGCAGCCTGCTGCTGGGTAGCAAGTTGTCGGCAGAAGCGGGAGGTGCCCAATGA
- the ispH gene encoding 4-hydroxy-3-methylbut-2-enyl diphosphate reductase, whose product MQIKLANPRGFCAGVDRAIEIVNRALEVFGPPIYVRHEVVHNKFVVEDLRNRGAIFVEELDQVPDDVIVIFSAHGVSQAVRSEAAGRGLKVFDATCPLVTKVHIEVARYSRDGRECILIGHAGHPEVEGTMGQYDSSNGGAIYLVEDEKDVAELQVQNPDRLAFVTQTTLSMDDTSRVIDALRARFPAIGGPRKDDICYATQNRQDAVKQLADECDVVLVVGSPNSSNSNRLRELAERMATPAYLIDGAEDLQRNWFEGVERIGITAGASAPEVLVRGVIQQLQAWGATGADELAGREENITFSMPKELRVRSLL is encoded by the coding sequence ATGCAAATCAAACTCGCCAATCCCCGTGGCTTCTGCGCCGGCGTGGACCGGGCGATCGAAATCGTCAATCGCGCCCTGGAAGTCTTCGGGCCGCCGATCTACGTCCGGCATGAAGTGGTGCACAACAAATTTGTCGTCGAAGACCTGCGCAATCGTGGAGCGATCTTCGTCGAAGAGCTGGATCAGGTGCCGGATGACGTCATTGTCATCTTCAGCGCCCACGGCGTATCCCAGGCCGTGCGCAGCGAAGCTGCCGGCCGCGGCCTCAAGGTGTTCGACGCCACCTGTCCGTTGGTGACCAAGGTGCATATCGAAGTGGCGCGCTACAGTCGCGATGGTCGAGAGTGCATTCTTATCGGCCACGCCGGCCACCCTGAGGTCGAGGGCACCATGGGGCAGTACGACTCCAGCAACGGTGGCGCCATCTATCTGGTGGAGGATGAGAAGGATGTGGCCGAGCTGCAGGTGCAGAACCCCGATCGCCTGGCTTTCGTGACCCAGACCACCTTGTCCATGGACGACACCAGCCGCGTGATCGATGCCTTGCGGGCGCGCTTCCCAGCCATCGGTGGGCCGCGCAAGGATGATATCTGCTATGCCACGCAGAACCGGCAAGATGCGGTCAAGCAGCTGGCCGACGAGTGTGACGTCGTGTTGGTGGTGGGTAGCCCCAACAGCTCCAACTCCAACCGCCTGCGCGAGTTGGCCGAGCGCATGGCGACTCCGGCCTACCTCATCGATGGTGCCGAGGATCTGCAGCGCAACTGGTTCGAGGGTGTCGAGCGCATTGGCATCACCGCAGGGGCATCGGCTCCGGAGGTCCTGGTGCGTGGTGTAATCCAGCAGCTCCAGGCTTGGGGGGCGACGGGGGCCGACGAGCTCGCCGGTCGCGAAGAGAACATCACGTTCTCCATGCCCAAAGAACTGCGGGTCCGTTCTCTACTCTGA
- a CDS encoding PilW family protein, which produces MSHPSPGFGLVEMMLALLLSLVLVLGAVQVFIAAKSTYMSQGASAYQQEEARFVLGKMLQEIRMVGFSGCLRTIEDASTDGSFSRHMSAPIQWSRAEQKLSLVTVDIGEVGSAPTWSLVTDCRTSAVAYSGVHKGAEGQQVFALRRLFYRFKNHQLLLGSGLGQQQVVLLDNVEAFDVSFGLAHSATARLASYYSRNPQDPARIRSVRLSLTLGAPGAAVRAQRFTVVAALRNRLP; this is translated from the coding sequence ATGAGTCATCCAAGCCCGGGATTTGGTCTGGTGGAGATGATGCTGGCGCTGCTCTTGAGCCTGGTTCTGGTACTGGGGGCCGTCCAGGTGTTCATTGCAGCCAAGAGCACCTACATGAGCCAGGGGGCGTCGGCCTACCAGCAGGAGGAGGCGCGTTTTGTCCTGGGCAAGATGCTGCAAGAGATTCGCATGGTGGGGTTTTCCGGCTGCTTGCGAACCATTGAGGATGCCAGTACCGACGGTTCGTTCTCCCGGCATATGTCGGCGCCGATCCAGTGGAGCCGTGCCGAGCAGAAATTGAGCCTGGTGACCGTCGATATCGGGGAGGTGGGCAGCGCACCGACCTGGAGCCTGGTGACTGATTGTCGGACGAGTGCGGTGGCCTATTCAGGAGTACACAAAGGCGCTGAAGGGCAGCAGGTATTTGCCCTGCGTCGATTGTTCTACCGGTTCAAGAACCATCAACTGCTACTGGGCAGCGGACTGGGCCAGCAGCAAGTGGTGTTGCTGGATAATGTCGAGGCCTTCGATGTGAGTTTTGGCCTGGCCCATTCGGCCACTGCACGCTTGGCGTCTTACTACAGTCGTAATCCGCAGGATCCGGCGCGTATACGCAGCGTCAGGTTGAGCCTGACGCTGGGTGCTCCTGGCGCGGCTGTCCGTGCGCAGCGTTTCACGGTGGTGGCGGCCCTACGTAACAGACTGCCGTGA
- the ileS gene encoding isoleucine--tRNA ligase — translation MTDYKATLNLPDTAFPMKAGLPQREPQILQRWDSIGLYGKLREIGKDRPKFVLHDGPPYANGKIHIGHALNKILKDMIIRSKTLSGFDAPYVPGWDCHGLPIEHKVEVTHGKNLSSDQTRELCRAYASEQIEGQKVEFIRLGVLGDWDNPYKTMNFANEAGEIRALAQMVKGGFVFKGLKPVNWCFDCGSALAEAEVEYQDKKSATIDVAFPVADEDKLAAAFGLAKLAKPAAIVIWTTTPWTIPANQALNIHPEFNYALVDTGERLLVLAEELVESCLVRYGLEGSVIATAPGSALELINFRHPFYDRLSPVYLADYVELGAGTGVVHSAPAYGEDDFVTCKRYGMVNDDILNPVQSNGVYAPSLEFFGGQFIWKANPAIVDKLSEVGALLHTETISHSYMHCWRHKTPLIYRATAQWFVGMDKQPVAGDTLRERALQAIENTQFVPAWGQARLHSMIANRPDWCISRQRNWGVPIPFFLHKESGELHPRTVELMEEVAKRVEKEGIEAWFKMDAAELLGDEAGQYDKIADTLDVWFDSGTTHWHVLRGSHDIGHATGPRADLYLEGSDQHRGWFHSSLLTGCAIDGHAPYRELLTHGFTVDESGRKMSKSLGNTIEPEKVNNTLGADIMRLWVSATDYSGEMAVSDQILQRSADAYRRIRNTARFLLSNLSGFNPATDLLPAEDMLALDRWAVDRTLLLQRELELHYGEYRFWNVYSKVHNFCVQELGGFYLDIIKDRQYTTGADSKARRSCQTALFHISEALVRWIAPILAFTADELWQYLPGERNESVMLNTWYEGLSELPEGFELDRAYWERIMAVKVAVNKELENQRAAKAVGGNLQAEVTLYAEDALSADLAKLSNELRFVLITSTASVAPLAQAPADAVATEVSGLKLKVVKSSFAKCARCWHCREDVGVHPEHPEICGRCVDNISGEGEVRHYA, via the coding sequence ATGACCGACTATAAAGCCACGTTAAACCTTCCGGACACCGCCTTCCCAATGAAGGCCGGCCTGCCTCAGCGCGAACCACAGATTCTGCAGCGTTGGGACAGCATTGGCCTGTACGGAAAGTTGCGCGAGATTGGCAAGGACCGTCCAAAGTTCGTTCTGCACGATGGTCCTCCCTACGCCAATGGCAAGATCCACATCGGTCATGCGCTGAACAAGATCCTCAAGGACATGATCATCCGTTCCAAGACCCTGTCGGGCTTCGACGCTCCGTACGTGCCGGGCTGGGATTGCCATGGTCTGCCGATCGAGCACAAGGTCGAGGTGACCCACGGCAAGAACCTGTCCTCGGACCAGACCCGCGAGTTGTGCCGCGCCTACGCCTCCGAGCAGATCGAGGGCCAGAAGGTCGAGTTCATCCGCCTGGGCGTGCTGGGCGACTGGGACAACCCCTACAAGACCATGAACTTTGCCAACGAGGCCGGTGAAATCCGTGCCCTGGCCCAGATGGTCAAGGGTGGCTTCGTGTTCAAGGGCCTCAAGCCGGTGAACTGGTGCTTCGATTGCGGTTCGGCCCTGGCCGAGGCGGAAGTCGAGTACCAGGACAAGAAGTCCGCCACCATCGACGTGGCCTTCCCGGTCGCCGACGAGGACAAACTGGCCGCTGCCTTCGGCCTGGCCAAGCTGGCCAAGCCCGCGGCCATCGTGATCTGGACCACCACCCCGTGGACCATCCCGGCCAACCAGGCTCTGAACATCCATCCGGAGTTCAACTACGCCCTGGTGGATACCGGTGAGCGCCTGTTGGTCCTGGCCGAGGAACTGGTGGAGTCCTGCCTGGTCCGTTACGGCCTGGAAGGTTCGGTGATCGCGACTGCCCCGGGTTCGGCCCTGGAGTTGATCAATTTCCGTCATCCGTTCTACGACCGCCTGTCGCCGGTATACCTGGCCGACTACGTAGAGCTGGGCGCCGGTACTGGCGTGGTCCACTCCGCGCCGGCCTACGGTGAGGACGACTTCGTGACCTGCAAGCGCTATGGCATGGTCAACGACGACATCCTCAACCCGGTCCAGAGCAATGGCGTCTATGCGCCTTCCCTGGAGTTCTTCGGCGGCCAGTTCATCTGGAAGGCCAACCCGGCCATCGTCGACAAGCTGAGCGAAGTCGGTGCGTTGCTGCACACCGAGACCATCAGCCACAGCTACATGCATTGCTGGCGTCACAAGACTCCGCTGATCTATCGCGCGACTGCGCAATGGTTCGTCGGCATGGACAAGCAACCGGTGGCCGGCGACACCCTGCGCGAGCGTGCCCTGCAGGCTATCGAGAACACCCAGTTCGTGCCGGCCTGGGGCCAGGCGCGCCTGCATTCGATGATCGCCAACCGTCCGGACTGGTGCATTTCCCGCCAGCGCAATTGGGGCGTGCCGATTCCGTTCTTCCTGCACAAGGAAAGCGGCGAGTTGCACCCGCGCACCGTCGAGCTGATGGAAGAAGTGGCCAAGCGCGTCGAGAAGGAAGGCATCGAGGCCTGGTTCAAGATGGACGCCGCCGAGCTGCTCGGCGATGAAGCCGGCCAGTACGACAAGATCGCCGACACCCTGGATGTCTGGTTCGACTCCGGCACCACTCACTGGCACGTGCTGCGCGGCTCCCACGATATCGGTCACGCCACAGGTCCGCGCGCCGACCTGTACCTGGAGGGTTCCGACCAGCACCGCGGTTGGTTCCATTCCTCCTTGCTGACCGGCTGCGCCATCGACGGCCATGCGCCGTACCGCGAACTGCTGACCCATGGTTTCACCGTGGACGAAAGCGGGCGCAAGATGTCCAAGTCGCTGGGCAATACCATCGAGCCGGAGAAGGTCAACAACACCCTGGGCGCCGACATCATGCGCCTGTGGGTCTCGGCGACCGACTACTCTGGCGAGATGGCAGTATCCGACCAGATCCTGCAGCGTAGTGCCGACGCCTACCGGCGGATCCGCAACACCGCGCGTTTCCTGCTTTCCAACCTGAGCGGTTTCAATCCGGCCACCGACCTGCTGCCAGCCGAAGACATGCTGGCCCTGGACCGCTGGGCCGTGGACCGTACCTTGCTGCTGCAGCGTGAGCTGGAGCTGCACTACGGCGAATACCGCTTCTGGAACGTCTACTCCAAGGTGCACAACTTCTGCGTGCAGGAGCTGGGCGGTTTCTACCTGGACATCATCAAGGACCGCCAATACACCACCGGCGCCGACAGCAAGGCCCGTCGCTCCTGCCAGACCGCGCTGTTCCACATCAGCGAGGCGCTGGTGCGCTGGATCGCGCCGATCCTGGCTTTCACCGCCGACGAGCTGTGGCAGTACCTGCCGGGCGAGCGCAATGAGTCGGTGATGCTCAATACCTGGTACGAAGGGCTGAGCGAGCTGCCGGAAGGCTTCGAACTGGACCGTGCCTACTGGGAGCGGATCATGGCGGTCAAGGTCGCGGTCAACAAGGAACTGGAGAACCAGCGTGCTGCGAAAGCGGTAGGCGGCAACCTGCAGGCCGAAGTGACACTGTATGCCGAAGACGCACTGTCGGCCGACCTGGCCAAGTTGAGCAACGAACTGCGCTTCGTGCTGATCACCTCCACCGCCAGTGTCGCGCCTCTTGCGCAGGCGCCGGCGGACGCAGTGGCCACTGAGGTCAGCGGTCTCAAGTTGAAAGTGGTCAAGTCGAGCTTCGCCAAGTGCGCCCGTTGCTGGCACTGCCGTGAAGATGTCGGCGTCCACCCTGAGCATCCGGAGATCTGCGGTCGCTGCGTAGATAACATCAGCGGTGAAGGCGAGGTCCGTCACTATGCCTAA
- the lspA gene encoding signal peptidase II → MPNAAGRFGRLGWLLLSVLVLVIDQVSKLHFENSLTMYQQIVVIPDYFSWTLAYNTGAAFSFLADGSGWQRWLFALIAIVVSAVLVVWLKRLGRGETWLAIALALVLGGALGNLYDRIVLGHVIDFILVHWQNRWYFPAFNFADSAITVGAVMLALDMFKSKKTGETVHD, encoded by the coding sequence ATGCCTAATGCCGCAGGCCGTTTCGGTCGTCTGGGCTGGCTGTTGCTGAGCGTGCTGGTCCTGGTCATTGACCAGGTCAGCAAGCTGCACTTCGAAAACTCGCTGACCATGTACCAGCAGATCGTGGTGATTCCCGACTACTTCAGCTGGACCCTGGCCTACAACACCGGTGCCGCCTTCAGTTTCCTGGCCGACGGCTCGGGTTGGCAGCGCTGGCTGTTCGCCCTGATCGCCATTGTGGTCAGCGCGGTGCTGGTGGTCTGGCTCAAGCGCCTGGGCCGGGGTGAGACCTGGCTGGCCATCGCCCTGGCCCTGGTGCTGGGTGGTGCCCTGGGCAACCTGTATGATCGCATCGTCCTGGGTCATGTGATCGATTTCATCCTGGTGCACTGGCAGAACCGCTGGTACTTCCCGGCATTCAACTTCGCCGACAGCGCTATTACCGTCGGTGCCGTGATGCTGGCCCTGGATATGTTCAAGAGCAAGAAAACCGGAGAAACCGTTCATGACTGA
- the fkpB gene encoding FKBP-type peptidyl-prolyl cis-trans isomerase: MTEQALAGQRIGQNTEVTLHFALRLENGDTVDSTFDKAPATFKVGDGNLLPGFEAALFGFKAGDKRNLTIEPESAFGQPNPQNVQVIPRSQFQDMELSEGLLVIFNDAANTELPGVVKSFDEAQVTVDFNHPLAGKTLTFDVEIIDVKAL, encoded by the coding sequence ATGACTGAACAGGCATTGGCTGGGCAACGCATCGGCCAGAACACCGAAGTCACTCTGCACTTCGCATTGCGCCTGGAGAACGGCGATACGGTGGACAGCACCTTCGACAAGGCTCCTGCGACCTTCAAGGTGGGCGATGGCAACCTGCTCCCGGGGTTCGAGGCGGCGCTGTTCGGCTTCAAGGCTGGCGACAAGCGTAACCTGACCATCGAGCCGGAAAGCGCCTTTGGCCAGCCCAACCCGCAGAACGTACAAGTCATTCCACGTTCGCAGTTCCAGGATATGGAGCTGTCGGAGGGGTTGCTGGTGATCTTCAACGACGCGGCGAACACTGAGTTGCCCGGCGTGGTCAAAAGCTTCGATGAAGCCCAGGTCACCGTTGATTTCAACCACCCGCTGGCTGGCAAGACCTTGACCTTTGATGTCGAGATTATCGACGTCAAAGCGCTTTAA
- the ribF gene encoding bifunctional riboflavin kinase/FAD synthetase, whose product MQLVRGLHNLRPQHRGCVATIGNFDGVHLGHQAILGRLRERALELGVPSCVVIFEPQPREFFAPESAPARLARLRDKLQLLAQAGVDRVLCLAFNQRLSKLSASEFVERILVDGLGVQHLEVGDDFRFGCDRAGDFEFLQQAGVTHGFTVEAAQTVELDGLRISSTQVRNALAAADFELAERLLGRPYRIAGRVLHGQKLARQLGTPTANVQLKRRRVPLSGVYLVSVDIDGKAWPGVANIGVRPTVAGDGKAHLEVHLLDFAGDLYDRRLTVVFHHKLREEQRFASLEALKTAINADVAAARAQVARIHSANR is encoded by the coding sequence ATGCAGCTGGTTCGAGGCCTTCACAATCTGCGCCCCCAGCATCGGGGCTGCGTCGCCACTATTGGCAACTTCGACGGTGTTCACCTTGGTCACCAGGCTATCCTGGGTCGACTGCGTGAGCGTGCGCTTGAACTGGGCGTGCCCAGCTGTGTGGTCATTTTCGAGCCACAGCCGCGAGAGTTCTTCGCTCCCGAGTCTGCTCCTGCACGCCTGGCACGCTTGCGCGACAAGTTGCAGTTGCTGGCTCAGGCAGGGGTCGACCGGGTCCTGTGCCTGGCGTTCAACCAGCGCCTGAGCAAGCTCAGTGCCAGCGAGTTCGTCGAGCGGATCCTGGTGGATGGCCTGGGGGTACAGCACCTGGAGGTCGGCGACGACTTCCGTTTTGGGTGTGATCGGGCGGGCGACTTCGAGTTCCTGCAGCAGGCGGGCGTGACCCACGGGTTTACCGTCGAGGCGGCCCAGACTGTTGAACTCGATGGCTTGCGTATCAGCAGTACCCAGGTCCGCAATGCACTGGCTGCCGCTGATTTCGAGCTGGCCGAACGCTTGCTCGGTCGCCCGTACCGGATTGCCGGTCGGGTCCTGCATGGCCAGAAACTGGCGCGCCAGTTGGGTACGCCCACGGCCAACGTGCAATTGAAGCGTCGTCGTGTGCCGCTCTCCGGGGTCTACCTGGTCAGTGTCGACATCGATGGCAAGGCCTGGCCGGGAGTTGCCAATATCGGCGTCCGCCCCACGGTCGCAGGTGATGGCAAGGCCCACCTGGAAGTTCATCTTTTAGATTTTGCCGGCGATCTGTATGACCGGCGTTTGACGGTGGTTTTCCACCATAAGCTGCGTGAAGAGCAGCGTTTCGCCTCCCTGGAGGCGTTGAAGACGGCGATCAATGCGGATGTTGCCGCCGCCCGTGCCCAAGTGGCACGTATCCATAGCGCCAATCGCTAA